The Candidatus Aminicenantes bacterium genome contains the following window.
CAGGCTGCTCTTGAGCATCCCCCTCACCCGGGAAAAGATTTCGGAAAAATCAAAAGAGTGCGACACCAGGTCTCCCTGGGCGATCTTGATGGCGTGCTTGGCAATATCCACGCTGAGATCGCCGATGCGTTCCAGGTCGTTGTTGATCTTCAGGACGGCCACGATGGTGCGCAGGTCACCGGCAACCGGCTGGTGCAGTGCAAGAATCTTCAGGCATTCCTCTTCGAGGTCGATTTCTTCCTGATCTATGGTATCATCCATACGGATTACCCGGCCGGCCAGGACGGAATCGCTCTGTTTTACCGACTCGATCGCCATGCGTACACTCTCTTCCACCTGTGCGCTTAAAGCGATCAGGCGCCGCATCAGATTCTCGATGGCCCGGTTTAAATGCTTGCTCATGATATCCTCCTGTCCACACCCAATCAGCCGAAACGCCCGGTGATATACTCTTCGGTCCTTTTTTCCCGGGGATTGGTAAACAACTCCGATGTGGGCGCGAATTCCACCAGCACGCCCTCGTAAAAGAAAGCGGTGTAATCCGAAACCCGCGCCGCCTGCTGCATGTTATGGGTAACGATAATGATCGTGTACCGGCCCCGCAATTCCCCGATCAGGTCTTCAATATGAGCCGTGGCCCGGGGATCCAGGGCGGATGTGGGCTCGTCCATGAGCAGGATTTCCGGCTGCACCGCCAGGGCCCGGGCGATACACAGGCGCTGCTGCTGGCCGCCGGACAGGCCCAGGGCGTTGTCGCTCATGCGGTCCTTGACTTCATCCCAGAGCCCGGCCCGTTTCAAACTGTCCTCCACCAGAGAAGGGAGTTGGCCTTTGCGGTGCAATCCGTGCAAACGGGGTCCATAAGCGATGTTTTCAAAAATGCTCTTGGGGAAGGGATTGGGTTTTTGAAACACCATGCCGATCTGTTTGCGCAGCAACACCGGATCCGCATATTGGCTGTAAATCTCCTCGTTGTTGTAAAACAATCTACCCTGCGCGCAGCAGCCGGGGATCAAATCGTTCATGCGGTTGACGGCGCGAAGAAAGGTGCTCTTTCCGCATCCCGAAGGACCGATAATGGCCGTCACCCTGTGCTTGGGAATGGCGATGTCCACACTTTTAATGGCCTGGTTGGCACCGTAAAAAATGGAAAATTTTTCTGAGCACACGTGTGGGTCTTCGTTCTCTATGGACAGGTTCTTCTTGTTTAACTGCTTATCGGATAGAATAAGGCGCTTTTCCAGGTTCATGTTCAACCTCTCAACTTCTTGGAAACCCGGGCCCTCAAGATGATGGCCGCCAGGTTGAGCAGCAACACCAGCATGACGAGGGTAAACACCATGCCGAACTGCACGTGGCGGATCTCGTCAACGGCCTCGTGTTCCGTGGCCAGGTTGTAGATGTTCCAAGGCAACGCCGGTGTCGGCTGATTCAATGTCTCCAACAGGCGCAAAGGTTTCCCCACGCTTACAGCCGCGGTAAATATAATCGGTGCTGTTTCCCCGGCGGCGCGCCCCATGCTGATCACGATACCCGTTAGAATACCCGGCAGGGCGGCGGGAAGTATGACTCGAACAACGGTATGGATGCGGCTGGCACCCAGGCTTAAGGACGCTTCCTTGTACGCGCGGGGAACCGCCTTGATGGCCTCCTCGGCTGCACGGATTATGGTGGGCAGCACCAGCAGGGCCAGGGTCAGCGATCCGGCCAGCACGCTCTTGCTGTTGGATATCTTCAGGGTGTTGATAAAAAACGCCAGACCGAACAGTCCGAACACAATGCTCGGCACCCCGGCCAGCGTGGCGATAAAAGTGCGCAACAGGCTGACCATTTTTCCTTGGTGGGCGAACTCAGCCAGGTACACGGCGGCGATCACCCCCATGGGAATGGCTAACAGCATGGTTCCAAACACCAGGTACAGTGTTCCCAGCATTTCCGGCCAGATTCCCCCAAAGAAATGGGCGTCATGGGATTTATCAAACAGGAACCTCCAGTAAAAAGTCAGGCGCGGACGCAGCATGCGTTCCGCGTTAACCTCCAGGTAGGCAAACATCGGTTCCAGAGAGGTTCCCGCAAAGATTTGGCTGCGGGGGGTTTCGACTTTCACTCCCATTTTTGTGGGATCAGAGTAATCCCAGCCCTCTTTGTACAGGATCCGGTGCAAAGTCTCTTTGGCCTTGTCCCAACGGGTTTTGCCGAAACGGTCGCGCATGAGCACCGGCACGGTTTCACCCGGCCGGGGGCCCAGCAAACGCGAGACCAGACCACGAACCGTATCCAGTTCGGCATAGAGGTCATTTGCATTATCGATCCGACCCGCCTCCAGTTGCGCCTCAAAATCGGCCAGCATGCGGTATACGGGTTCACGGGCCGCCTGCACGAGCCGGGTTTCCGCCTCAACGACTTCCGCACTCCTCCACCCGTAAAGCGAGTGGTCGAGGCGCCGGAATTCCGAAGTGGCGCGAAACACAAAGGCGCCGATGCCTCGTGAAAAAATCGGGGCCAGGACCATGGCCAGGGCGGCGCTGAGCAACAAGATTGACATGAAGCCCATTCCCGTAAAAGATTTATCGAGGACTTTGCGCGTCTGAAGTTTCACGGTCTAGATTCCCCACTTTTTTTTGCTGCGGGCCACCAGGATCTCGCTGATCAGGTTGGACACAAAGGAAATAATCAACAAAAAGAAAGCCATGGCGAACAGGACGTGATAGCGGGCGGAACCGGTCACATGATCCGCTTCTCCCATATCGCCGGCAATGGTGGCCGTCAACGTGCGGATGGGTTGCAAGACATTGTACCAGGGCGTAGGGATATGGGCGGAATTGCCGGATGCCATCCACACCACCATGGTTTCACCGATGGCACGCATCACGCCCAGGATAATAGCGGCGATGATACCGGACCGTGCCGCGGGGATTACCACTTTCACCAGGGTCTCCGCGCGCGTAGCGCCCAGGGCGTAACTGCCTTCGCGCAATTCGCGGCCAACCGCCTGCAGGGAGTCTTCGGCCACAGAGGCGATGGTGGGCAGTGCCATGATACCCAGAATAATGGAGACGTTCAGGGCGTTGGTTCCGCTCTGAATCTGAATGGCGGAGATGATCTGCCAGGCCCGGTACAACAGGACCCCGAAAGCGCCCCCCACCAGCAGCATGACCCCCAGACGACCCCCAAGTGACTGGCTGCCGAAAAGACGCTCCGGGATGATGCCCCCCAGCACGAACATTGCGATTAACGCCAGGGGGATGCCGGCCAGCCAGACCCCCACTCCCAGCAGGTGCCCCCCGCTGCGCTGCAACAGCGGGGCAAAGATTACCAGGGCAAAAAATCCATACGCCACCGATGGAATAGCGGCGATAATTTCAATGATGGGTTTGACGACCTGGCGCACGGAGAACGGCAGAATATCACTGAGGCTGATTGCGGAGAAAACCGCCATGGGTACGGCGATGGCCGCGGAAAAGAAAGTCACGATTGCGCTGCCGAAAATAATCGCCAGGACGCCGAATTCGGGCGGACTTCCCGACGGGTACCAGCGGATGCTGAGGAAAAATTCCTTGATTCCGCGCAACTGGAAAAAGGGAAATGCGTCCTTGGCGATAAACAGCATGATAAAAAGAACGGCCAGCGTGGAGAGGGAGGTAACCAGAAAGAGGGAGCTGTCGATTGAAAAGGAGACCAGCCGCCGCAGGCGGCTGGTCCCCTTGCTGATCACGATGCTCTTTGAATTGTGCCGGAGCGGGTCCATTTTAGCGCTGTGTTTCAAATTTTTTCCAGCCGTTCAGTCGGCCGCAAAACGCCGGCACAATGTACACGTGCTTCCATTCAATTTTTAATATTCCGTAACCGGCACAAAACCGATGCGCTTGACGATTTCCTGGCCCTTCTTGGTCAGGTGCAATGTCATGAACTGGTAGAGCGTGCTTCCCATTTTGGGATAGCCTTTGGTGGCCATGTACAAGGGGCGGGCAATGGGATACGTGCCCAGAGCGATTGTGCGCAGGGTCGGCATAACACCGTCCACCTTCAAAGCCTTGACCGTGTTGTCTACAAAGCCCAATCCCACGTAACCGATTGCCGTTGAGGTATCCTGAACTCGGCTGCGGATCGCGCCGTTGCTGCCCAGAACTTCGGCGTTACCGGCGATCTTTTCCTTGTTCATCACCAGATTTTCAAATGTTTCGAAAGTACCGCTGTTGGTATCACGCGTGATAAAGGTAATCGGCCTATCCGGTCCGCCCAGCGCCTTCCAGCTCTTGATTTTGCCCAGGTAAATGTCTTTGACCTGTTCCTTGGAAATTTTGGTGACCGGGTTGGCCGGGTGAACCACCATGGCGATTCCGTCCAGGGCAACCACGTGGAATACGGGATTGACGCCTTTTTCCACCGCGGCGGCAAACTCATTGTCTTTCATGAAGCGGGACATGGCTGCCACTTGACAGGCGCTGTTGATCAAACTCTTGGCACCGTTTCCGGAGCCGGACTCACTTACCGTGATGTTTACGTCCTTGTTCATGCCCATGTAGTACTCCGCGAAAGCCTTGGCGATCGGGCCCACGGTTGTGGAACCGTCGACGACAATCTTGTCTTGCGCGAAAGTCGGGGCGGCATTCAGGACCAGTACGAGGGAAATTATCATTCCGATAATGGCTTTCATGAAACTCCTCCTGTCGGGTGTCGGGATGATTCAGATTTGACCCGGCAGTTCGGGTCTCCCGCACCCGCAGGTATTGTCATCGATGGCGGTTAACAGGGTATGAAATCAATGTTAAGTTTTGGTTAAAAGGGAGAAAAACAGCTCCGGGCGAGCGTCAGGAAAAGCCTTTCATTGATTTAATTCCAAAAAAAATCTTTTCTGTACTTGAAAACCGAATTCTGAATGCCTACAATACGGGTGTGTATCGAGATCACCGGGTGGCGGGGAAATTGAATCGTCCATGCCCGGGGATTTTACGATGCCGGGATGGAACGCAATATATGCGTAATCACAAATTAAAATGAGGAGGAGTGATATGCGACGCCACAGATCAGTTTTACTGATAATCGGCATTCTGATCCTGTTCTCTGTGACTTCATTCGCCGCCACAAAAAACCTGTATCGCCTGGGACACCGTCCCATGATCGCACACAGTGTGGACAGCGAAGAGGCCCTGCGTGAATTCATTCAACACCACGCGGAAGAGATCAAGACCGGTTTCACTTACGGCGGGTTCGATGACCTTTACGAACCCTTCATGCAGCAAATCGCCGTCAGTGAACTCAAGAGCGAGTCATTCCCCGCTTTTGACCCCAAGAGCGGAGAAGCTCCGGTTCACATTGAATGGATGATGTTCCGTTCTTCCGACGGCAACATCAAGGTGGCCAAAGACCTGAACTGGAAAGTTCGCAAGGATGAAAAGGTCTACCGTTTCACCATGCTCACCAATTGCCGGGATTACGACTTCATTATCCCCGCCAAGTGCGCCAATATCACATTGGTGGGCACCAAGGCCTCCCGCGCAATCTGCAATCTCAAAGTATCTCCGGCCAAGGTGAAACTCGGCGACCCCTTTACCGTGGACATGAGCGAATCCAAATGCGTGGACACATTGAAAGCCCGCGTAGTGGCCCCGGACGGCAGTGTGGCCGCCGAAGGTGAACTGACCGCCGACAAGCCGACCTGGACCGTGCAACTGGATAAATCCGGCGATTACACCGTGCAAGGCGTTACCGTAAATGCCAACGGTGAAGAAGGCGCGGTCTGCTCCGCCGATGTTCACGTCAACTTCCCTCCGGTCTGTGACCTGAAAGTCGATCCCCAGCGCGGATACATCGGTCGTCCGTTTGTGCTGGATGCGTCCGGCTCCAGTGACCCTGACGGTGAAGTAACCGCCGCTGAGTTCATGATCAAGAACAAAGACGGCGAAGTACTGGAAACGGTTCCGGCTCCCGGAAAGCCCTTCAGCGTGGAAAAAGTATTCAAAAAATCCGGCCGCTTCAATGTCACGGCCAAAGTCACGGATGACATGGGCGATTTCGCGGACAACTGCGAATCCATGGTGGAAGTCGAAAAGCGTTTCTACGCCATGCTGGAAGCCGGCCCGGGCCTGGCTCGCGGCACTTACAGCGGCTACCTTTTCGCCCGCTTTGGCTTCCTGTACATGCTGATTCCGGACGCCCTGGACCTCGTCGTCAGCGCCGGACCCGGCATTAGCCTGACGAGTGAGCCGTTCAAATCTTTCTTTATGGGTGACGTAGTGCTCAACGCCAAGATCAACAAGTTCTTCCTTGGCGGCGGCCTGGCCTATACCAGCACCATCAAGGATTTCGAATTCGACGAAAAGCCGGATTGGACTTCGGGCTTAAACCTCGTACTCCAGACCGGTATCGAAGTGATCCGCAAGTTCAACGCCCGCGGGTCGATTTTCCTTGAATTCCAGATGCCCCTGCACGACAGCCTGGAATTAAAAGACTATCACTTCTTCTTGTTGGGCTTCCGGTACATTTTCTAGACCGTACCGCGTATCCCTGCTTGATAGCGGTGGACCGTCCCGTAACGGGACGGTCCACCTGCTCCGCATCAACGTTTCCAACTTTCCCGCGTTTTTTCTTCATCCACTGCCGGTTCATTCACTTCCTTTCTGTCGACATTTGGCATTGCCGCCATCTATATGATACATTCAATGATATCGTCAACATGGTTTTTTTAAAAGGAGGCGAGAATGAAAAAAGTTGCGGTTGTGCTTTCCGGATGCGGTGTTTTCGACGGCGCGGAAATTCATGAATCCGTGCTTACCCTCCTGGCCCTAGACCGCCGCCACGCGGATGTCACTCTCCTGGCCCCGGATATCCCGCAAATGCACGTGGTCAACCATCGGACCGGTCAGCCCACGGAAGAAGAACGCAATGTCCTGGTTGAAGCCGCACGCATCGCCCGCGGCGAGATCTTTGACCTGGCCAAGGCAAATGTAACTGAATTTGATGCGGTTGTTTTTCCCGGTGGATTCGGTGTCGCCAAAAACCTTTGCGATTTTGCCGTCAATGGCCCTGAATGCAGTGTCCACCCACAGGTGGAACGGTTCATCCTCGCGGCCATTGACGCGCACAAAGCCTTGGGCTTTATCTGCATCGCGCCGGCACTCATGGCCCGGGTCGCGAAAAGCAGGAATATTCACCCCAGGTTGACCATCGGCACGGATAAGGATACGTCCGCGGCGGTTGAAAAAATGGGTGGCATTCACGTGGCCGTCCAGGTTCGGGGGGTCGTAGTTGACGAGGATCTGCGAATCGTATCCACGCCCGCCTACATGCTGGGCCAACGCATCTCTGAAGTGGCCGACGGCATCGACAAGCTGGTGGAAAAACTGTTGCAAATGTCCTGACAGCAAAACCATGCGCTCCATTCGTGAGGTCTTTAAAGTCGGATTCGGACCTTCCTCCAGCCACACCATCGGCCCCGGTCGCGCCGCCCGCATATTTTCCGCCCGCAATCCCCATGCCACAGCGTTTCGCTTGACCCTGTTCGGCAGCCTGGCATCAACAGGCAAAGGCCATGGCACCGATGAAGCCGTCCGAAAGGAATTGGCTCCCCATGCCGTGGAAATGATCTGGGAACCCGATAAAAATCTTCCCACCCACCCCAACGGTATGCGCTTTGAAGTCTTGGCGCCCAAATCTTTCAAAGTTCCCCCCTGGACCGTTTTCAGCATCGGGGGCGGCGACCTCGAGGACCAAGACGGACCGGTGGCTGTCAGCAGTGATATCTATCCGATCACCACCATGGACGGCATCCTGGATTGGTGCCGCCTGCGCGGCGCCCACCTCTGGGAATACGTCCTGGAGCACGAAGACCGCGATTTCCCCGATTTTCTGGAAGATATCCGCACATATATGATCGAAGCCGTACTGGCGGGTCTGTGCCATGAAGGGTCCCTCCCCGGCCCGTTGCAGCTACCGCGCAAAGCCGCGGCCTATTTCACGCGCGCGCAGAGCAGCAGTGGGGATTTGAAAAGCAAAGGCACGGTATTTGCGTATGCCCTGGCCGTGGCTGAAGAGAATGCGGGCGGCGGGCGGGTGGTGACTGCACCAACCTGCGGCGCTTCCGGAGTCGTTCCCGCGGTTCTCACATTTATCCATGAAA
Protein-coding sequences here:
- the phoU gene encoding phosphate signaling complex protein PhoU, translated to MSKHLNRAIENLMRRLIALSAQVEESVRMAIESVKQSDSVLAGRVIRMDDTIDQEEIDLEEECLKILALHQPVAGDLRTIVAVLKINNDLERIGDLSVDIAKHAIKIAQGDLVSHSFDFSEIFSRVRGMLKSSLDSLVRTDAAVANKVLEEDDRVDELNRRICREVLSAMREEPEKAETLIQYMHVSKRLERIGDHATNMAEDLIYLVTGEIIRHGTGLEPDTE
- a CDS encoding phosphate ABC transporter ATP-binding protein: MNLEKRLILSDKQLNKKNLSIENEDPHVCSEKFSIFYGANQAIKSVDIAIPKHRVTAIIGPSGCGKSTFLRAVNRMNDLIPGCCAQGRLFYNNEEIYSQYADPVLLRKQIGMVFQKPNPFPKSIFENIAYGPRLHGLHRKGQLPSLVEDSLKRAGLWDEVKDRMSDNALGLSGGQQQRLCIARALAVQPEILLMDEPTSALDPRATAHIEDLIGELRGRYTIIIVTHNMQQAARVSDYTAFFYEGVLVEFAPTSELFTNPREKRTEEYITGRFG
- the pstA gene encoding phosphate ABC transporter permease PstA, whose amino-acid sequence is MKLQTRKVLDKSFTGMGFMSILLLSAALAMVLAPIFSRGIGAFVFRATSEFRRLDHSLYGWRSAEVVEAETRLVQAAREPVYRMLADFEAQLEAGRIDNANDLYAELDTVRGLVSRLLGPRPGETVPVLMRDRFGKTRWDKAKETLHRILYKEGWDYSDPTKMGVKVETPRSQIFAGTSLEPMFAYLEVNAERMLRPRLTFYWRFLFDKSHDAHFFGGIWPEMLGTLYLVFGTMLLAIPMGVIAAVYLAEFAHQGKMVSLLRTFIATLAGVPSIVFGLFGLAFFINTLKISNSKSVLAGSLTLALLVLPTIIRAAEEAIKAVPRAYKEASLSLGASRIHTVVRVILPAALPGILTGIVISMGRAAGETAPIIFTAAVSVGKPLRLLETLNQPTPALPWNIYNLATEHEAVDEIRHVQFGMVFTLVMLVLLLNLAAIILRARVSKKLRG
- a CDS encoding phosphate ABC transporter permease subunit PstC; this translates as MDPLRHNSKSIVISKGTSRLRRLVSFSIDSSLFLVTSLSTLAVLFIMLFIAKDAFPFFQLRGIKEFFLSIRWYPSGSPPEFGVLAIIFGSAIVTFFSAAIAVPMAVFSAISLSDILPFSVRQVVKPIIEIIAAIPSVAYGFFALVIFAPLLQRSGGHLLGVGVWLAGIPLALIAMFVLGGIIPERLFGSQSLGGRLGVMLLVGGAFGVLLYRAWQIISAIQIQSGTNALNVSIILGIMALPTIASVAEDSLQAVGRELREGSYALGATRAETLVKVVIPAARSGIIAAIILGVMRAIGETMVVWMASGNSAHIPTPWYNVLQPIRTLTATIAGDMGEADHVTGSARYHVLFAMAFFLLIISFVSNLISEILVARSKKKWGI
- a CDS encoding phosphate ABC transporter substrate-binding protein; the protein is MKAIIGMIISLVLVLNAAPTFAQDKIVVDGSTTVGPIAKAFAEYYMGMNKDVNITVSESGSGNGAKSLINSACQVAAMSRFMKDNEFAAAVEKGVNPVFHVVALDGIAMVVHPANPVTKISKEQVKDIYLGKIKSWKALGGPDRPITFITRDTNSGTFETFENLVMNKEKIAGNAEVLGSNGAIRSRVQDTSTAIGYVGLGFVDNTVKALKVDGVMPTLRTIALGTYPIARPLYMATKGYPKMGSTLYQFMTLHLTKKGQEIVKRIGFVPVTEY
- the elbB gene encoding isoprenoid biosynthesis glyoxalase ElbB, whose translation is MKKVAVVLSGCGVFDGAEIHESVLTLLALDRRHADVTLLAPDIPQMHVVNHRTGQPTEEERNVLVEAARIARGEIFDLAKANVTEFDAVVFPGGFGVAKNLCDFAVNGPECSVHPQVERFILAAIDAHKALGFICIAPALMARVAKSRNIHPRLTIGTDKDTSAAVEKMGGIHVAVQVRGVVVDEDLRIVSTPAYMLGQRISEVADGIDKLVEKLLQMS
- a CDS encoding serine dehydratase; this translates as MRSIREVFKVGFGPSSSHTIGPGRAARIFSARNPHATAFRLTLFGSLASTGKGHGTDEAVRKELAPHAVEMIWEPDKNLPTHPNGMRFEVLAPKSFKVPPWTVFSIGGGDLEDQDGPVAVSSDIYPITTMDGILDWCRLRGAHLWEYVLEHEDRDFPDFLEDIRTYMIEAVLAGLCHEGSLPGPLQLPRKAAAYFTRAQSSSGDLKSKGTVFAYALAVAEENAGGGRVVTAPTCGASGVVPAVLTFIHENRRTPTERILRALAIAGLIGNLVKTNGSISGAEVGCQGEIGTACAMAAGAMTYLLGGSPRQVEYAAEMGFEHYLGLTCDPVEGYVQIPCIERNAFAADTARESAVFAYFSDGTHHISFDQVVRVMMETGRALQAEYRETGRGGLAQQWKPLV